Proteins encoded together in one Papaver somniferum cultivar HN1 unplaced genomic scaffold, ASM357369v1 unplaced-scaffold_119, whole genome shotgun sequence window:
- the LOC113330841 gene encoding uncharacterized protein LOC113330841, whose translation MGDASHASHVRSRTYADQVKGKQQLPTTSIDLSSLPLPTLKEGKPAIVLPESFYLEGCDIWKFSLIGRLDFKGITFQEVKDDLEHQWQLGQGAVQLIPMSRGFFTIKLQFQTAKDKLLNAEAWFFRHQKLTLIEWFPGFDAEKQRSSHASVWVSFPGTPIVVDRRTLAHEYGHFASVLVDINFAEAATDAIHITVGGLDIWQAVEIQKVPKYCSKCKLIGHTDHECRKQHKENTERQLVVSKQVSVDDSQPGVSNIPKPAGGEWQVARRKKKGKKKSHNVNVDVRDVVDNIAGEEADVEFAAKLVKAQQLEVVMAQAKADFESVYVELI comes from the exons ATGGGAGATGCTTCTCATGCGTCTCATGTTAGGTCTCGTACTTATGCTGATCAGGTGAAGGGGAAGCAACAGCTTCCAACAACATCTATTGATCTCAGTTCTTTACCATTGCCAACGTTAAAAGAAGGCAAACCAGCGATTGTTTTACCTGAATCTTTCTATTTGGAAggttgtgatatttggaaattcagccTTATTGGACGTTTAGATTTCAAAGGAATTACTTTCCAAGAGGTGAAGGATGATTTGGAACATCAATGGCAGCTAGGTCAAGGTGCGGTTCAGCTAATTCCTATGAGTAGAGGTTTCTTCACCATCAAGTTACAATTCCAAACAGCAAAAGACAAGCTTTTGAATGCTGAAGCTTGGTTTTTTAGGCATCAAAAGCTAACCCTAATTGAATGGTTTCCTGGTTTTGATGCTGAAAAACAAAGATCATCTCATGCTTCCGTGTGGGTTTCTTTTCCAGGAACTCCAATTGTGGTTGATAGACGTACTCTTGCTcatgaatatggtcactttgcatCAGTTTTGGTGGATATTAATTTTGCTGAAGCAGCTACTGATGCTATTCATATTACGGTTGGGGGTTTAGATATTTGGCAAGCTGTTGAGATTCAAAAAGTTCCAaaatattgttccaagtgcaagttGATTGGGCATACTGATCATGAATGTAGAAAGCAGCACAAGGAAAATACTGAGCGACAACTTGTGGTAAGCAAACAAGTTAGCGTTGATGATTCTCAACCTGGCGTGAGCAATAttcctaaacctgctggtggggaatGGCAAGTGGCTAGGCGTAAGAAGAAGGGTAAGAAAAAATCTCACAACGTCAATGTAGATGTTCGTGATGTTGTTGATAATATTGCTGGTGAAGAAGCTGATGTGGAGTTTGCTGCTAAGCTGGTGAAGGCTCAGCAGTTGGAGGTTGTTATGGCACAAGCCAAAGCTGATTTTGAATCTGTCTAtgttgaattg ATATAA